From the Plasmodium cynomolgi strain B DNA, scaffold: 1582, whole genome shotgun sequence genome, the window CATTACATATTaccaaatttaaatttttctcatcacGCAATTTTTGAAGATTACTGTATAGTGATAAGATAGTGCAAAtagaaagtaaattattaattatctGATCATATAACAAATGGTTTAAAGATTTACAACATTTGGGAATATCAGTAGATTtacaat encodes:
- a CDS encoding CYIR protein (putative;~vir-type antigen), translated to ENCKSTDIPKCCKSLNHLLYDQIINNLLSICTILSLYSNLQKLRDEKNLNLVICNEHKEDLKYESYIELNVLITPYKDFNAYKASSKPKQKKE